From a single Thermodesulfobacteriota bacterium genomic region:
- a CDS encoding cation transporter yields the protein MKIVTIRTFILVAVLAIVLTAGFNASAFSEEGTNKQEVTLKVDGMTCRMCPLTIKTALKKLNGVVDADVSYKDKEAKALYEDGKVTVDDIVKTIESSGNYKATSLSKERK from the coding sequence ATGAAGATTGTAACTATACGTACATTTATTTTAGTAGCGGTTCTAGCCATTGTTCTTACGGCAGGTTTTAATGCTTCTGCGTTTAGTGAAGAAGGCACAAATAAACAAGAGGTTACACTCAAAGTGGATGGAATGACGTGCAGGATGTGTCCGCTTACTATAAAGACTGCTCTAAAGAAGCTGAATGGCGTAGTAGATGCTGATGTGAGTTACAAGGATAAAGAGGCTAAAGCACTGTATGAAGATGGCAAAGTTACAGTAGATGACATAGTTAAAACTATAGAGAGTTCTGGTAATTATAAAGCAACTTCTCTTAGTAAAGAAAGGAAGTAA
- the merA gene encoding mercury(II) reductase, whose amino-acid sequence MEKFDLIIIGGGAGAFAAAIHANELRAKMAMVNSGLPLGGTCVNVGCVPSKTLLYAGEVLHMAKNHGIPGIELEVKNFNFQKIIQDELSLVERLRQEKYEKVLKDLKHVKHIEGRAKFISKNEIEMNDQKLFGEKFIITTGSTANFPPIEGIRKVGIVTHVEALSLEWQPEELIVVGAGPVGLEFAQMYARFGTNVTILQRGSSIFRRGEKELTERLSELLSEEGITIKTNVVVKRARKENGKKVLSYIVDGKQEEVSGDEILLAAGKTPNTKELKLEKAGVVIDERQAVIVNQFFQTSQPHIFAVGDVTNLPLRLEPTAGYEGTLTAENALTGSKKSIDYNTVPYTIFTDPQLAGVGYTEDEQMKQIGVCACRTVSFTDVPKAIITRRTEGLIKMTVHPSAGQIMGVHILAPNAGDLIAEAMMLIKNKNTIDDVISSLPIFPTLSEAIKIVALSFTKDISKLSCCI is encoded by the coding sequence ATGGAAAAATTTGACCTGATCATAATTGGTGGTGGCGCAGGTGCCTTTGCAGCAGCCATACACGCAAATGAGCTCAGAGCAAAAATGGCAATGGTAAATAGTGGGCTGCCACTTGGTGGAACGTGTGTTAATGTTGGGTGCGTTCCGTCGAAAACGCTTCTCTATGCCGGAGAGGTTTTGCATATGGCGAAGAATCACGGCATTCCAGGTATTGAGCTTGAGGTAAAAAACTTTAATTTCCAAAAAATTATTCAAGATGAACTCTCTTTAGTGGAAAGATTACGCCAGGAGAAATACGAAAAGGTGTTGAAAGATCTTAAGCATGTTAAGCACATCGAAGGAAGAGCAAAATTTATTTCGAAAAACGAGATAGAAATGAATGATCAAAAGTTATTTGGAGAAAAATTTATTATTACCACTGGCTCAACCGCCAATTTTCCTCCAATTGAGGGTATTCGTAAAGTCGGCATTGTTACTCATGTTGAAGCGCTAAGTCTTGAATGGCAACCAGAAGAGCTGATTGTAGTTGGTGCAGGACCAGTGGGTCTCGAGTTTGCCCAAATGTATGCGAGATTTGGCACAAATGTTACTATCTTACAGCGTGGCTCATCTATCTTCCGGCGAGGTGAAAAAGAGTTAACTGAGCGCCTTAGTGAACTGCTATCAGAAGAAGGTATAACCATTAAAACAAATGTTGTGGTCAAAAGAGCACGTAAGGAAAATGGTAAAAAAGTTCTTTCGTATATCGTTGATGGGAAACAAGAAGAGGTATCCGGTGATGAAATACTCCTAGCCGCTGGCAAAACTCCAAATACCAAAGAACTGAAGCTGGAAAAAGCTGGTGTCGTAATTGACGAACGCCAAGCCGTTATTGTTAATCAGTTCTTTCAAACTTCTCAGCCCCATATATTTGCTGTTGGTGATGTAACTAACTTACCTTTGCGCCTTGAACCAACTGCTGGGTACGAGGGAACTCTTACAGCAGAGAATGCTTTAACCGGATCCAAAAAAAGCATTGATTACAACACTGTGCCTTACACGATTTTTACTGATCCACAACTTGCCGGTGTAGGATACACCGAAGATGAACAAATGAAACAAATAGGTGTATGTGCTTGCCGAACCGTCTCATTTACTGACGTGCCAAAAGCAATAATTACACGTCGCACTGAGGGATTAATCAAAATGACAGTCCATCCCTCAGCAGGGCAGATTATGGGTGTTCATATTCTTGCACCAAATGCTGGAGATCTTATTGCTGAAGCGATGATGCTGATAAAGAATAAAAATACTATTGATGATGTAATAAGCTCGCTACCAATTTTCCCAACACTCTCAGAAGCAATAAAGATTGTTGCATTGTCATTCACTAAAGATATTTCTAAATTAAGTTGTTGTATATAG
- a CDS encoding MerC domain-containing protein gives MVSKIISSLGSIFAALCCIGTPALLAFLSSIGVGFLINDKILIPLLVVFLGISIGSVYKSSKFHGRKGSLILVIISAIVVFAAIWFSKLLVYIGLVGLIAASVWDIYLQKACKPESCVI, from the coding sequence ATGGTATCTAAAATTATCAGTTCACTTGGATCAATCTTTGCAGCTCTATGTTGCATCGGAACACCGGCTCTTTTAGCTTTTCTTTCAAGCATTGGTGTTGGATTTTTAATTAACGATAAGATTCTGATTCCACTTCTTGTAGTTTTCCTTGGCATTAGCATTGGAAGTGTTTATAAATCATCTAAGTTCCATGGAAGGAAGGGAAGCCTAATCCTTGTCATAATAAGTGCCATAGTTGTCTTTGCTGCCATCTGGTTCTCAAAGCTGTTAGTTTATATTGGACTTGTGGGTCTGATTGCGGCTTCTGTTTGGGATATTTACCTTCAAAAGGCATGTAAACCCGAATCTTGTGTGATATAG